The proteins below come from a single Cervus canadensis isolate Bull #8, Minnesota chromosome 2, ASM1932006v1, whole genome shotgun sequence genomic window:
- the LOC122428957 gene encoding cytochrome c oxidase subunit 7A2, mitochondrial-like yields the protein MLWNLLALHQIIQRAIISASLRKFEDKVPEKQKMFQEDNGIPAHLKGGIADALLYRATMIPTVSGMTYAMYQLVVASFLRKQGWLQFILPAISWFSFIQLSVD from the coding sequence ATGCTGTGGAATCTGCTGGCTCTTCATCAGATTATCCAGAGGGCCATAATTAGTGCTTCACTCAGGAAGTTTGAAGATAAGgttccagagaaacaaaagatgTTTCAGGAGGATAATGGAATTCCAGCGCATCTGAAGGGTGGGATAGCTGACGCCCTCCTGTATAGAGCTACCATGATTCCTACAGTTAGTGGAATGACATATGCCATGTATCAGCTGGTTGTGGCttcatttctcaggaagcagggtTGGCTTCAGTTTATCCTTCCAGCAATCAGTTGGTTCAGCTTCATTCAGCTCTCTGTGGACTGA